The Clostridium sp. AWRP genome has a window encoding:
- a CDS encoding phosphoglycerate dehydrogenase, producing the protein MFKIQKYNNISQEKLNTMPNDLYEIGENFDNPDGILLRSFNLLNAELPQNLKAIARAGAGVNNIAIDKCSENGIVVFNTPGANANAVKELVLASLFLSSRKIYRGINWTKSLKGKGEDVAKLVEKSKSQFQGPEIKGKKLGIIGLGAIGAAVANDALALGMEVIGYDPYISVDSAWNLSRKVEKEMNFDSLLAEADYITIHVPLNNNTKGMINKEKFAIMKKGMKIINIARGGLVVNKDLLEAIEDGTVSCYVTDFPEDELIGNDNIITIPHLGASTPESEENCAAMAIEELRNFLERGTIKNSVNFPNCDLEYKGHIRLLVGNINVPNMVGQVTTILAQNEINIASLLNSHKGKIAYNIIDVDGNVTSEVLEKIKAINGVVMVRIIR; encoded by the coding sequence ATGTTTAAAATTCAAAAGTACAATAACATATCACAAGAAAAACTTAATACAATGCCAAATGATTTATATGAAATTGGGGAAAATTTCGATAATCCAGACGGAATTCTTCTTAGAAGTTTCAATTTGCTTAATGCCGAACTTCCTCAAAATCTTAAAGCAATTGCAAGGGCAGGAGCTGGAGTTAATAATATAGCAATAGACAAATGTTCTGAAAATGGAATTGTTGTATTTAATACCCCAGGAGCTAATGCAAATGCTGTTAAAGAGTTAGTTTTAGCATCTCTTTTTCTTTCTTCAAGAAAGATATATAGAGGAATAAATTGGACTAAGTCTCTTAAAGGAAAAGGTGAAGATGTTGCAAAGTTAGTGGAGAAATCCAAAAGTCAGTTTCAAGGCCCAGAAATTAAAGGAAAAAAGCTTGGAATTATAGGACTGGGTGCTATAGGAGCAGCAGTTGCCAATGATGCACTTGCACTTGGTATGGAGGTAATAGGGTATGACCCATACATATCCGTAGATTCAGCATGGAATCTTTCTCGAAAGGTAGAAAAAGAGATGAATTTTGATAGCTTACTTGCTGAAGCAGATTATATTACTATTCATGTTCCACTAAATAATAATACAAAAGGTATGATTAATAAAGAAAAGTTTGCAATTATGAAAAAAGGTATGAAAATAATAAACATAGCAAGAGGTGGACTAGTTGTAAATAAAGATTTACTTGAAGCAATAGAAGATGGCACTGTAAGCTGCTATGTCACAGATTTCCCAGAGGATGAATTAATAGGAAATGATAATATTATTACAATTCCTCATTTAGGAGCTTCAACGCCTGAATCAGAGGAAAATTGTGCAGCTATGGCAATAGAGGAACTTAGAAACTTTCTTGAAAGAGGTACTATTAAAAATTCAGTAAATTTCCCAAATTGTGATCTAGAGTACAAAGGTCACATAAGGCTTTTAGTGGGAAATATCAATGTTCCTAATATGGTTGGACAGGTAACAACTATATTAGCACAAAATGAAATAAATATTGCCAGTTTGCTAAATAGTCATAAGGGAAAAATTGCATACAATATAATAGATGTTGATGGTAATGTAACTTCTGAGGTACTGGAAAAAATTAAGGCAATCAATGGAGTTGTAATGGTAA
- a CDS encoding GTP pyrophosphokinase family protein: MQQYKYGIKYETLSPEHEFYKESYILLEGAIIEVISRLDIIRKYKVAKQCKDPIEHCKARIKSAESMKEKLMRKNLPVTVESALMEIHDAAGIRVICPFLDDIYWIVNMLKNQQDIKIIKEKDYICNPKPNGYRSYHMILQVPLHLENKIEMVYCEIQIRTIAMDCWASLEHQLKYKKNISNEKMIINELKRCADEIASTDLNLQTISDMLNEIQY; encoded by the coding sequence ATGCAGCAGTATAAATATGGCATTAAATATGAAACATTGTCACCTGAACATGAATTTTATAAAGAATCTTATATACTATTAGAAGGAGCAATTATTGAAGTTATCTCCAGATTGGATATTATTCGAAAATACAAAGTAGCAAAACAATGTAAAGATCCTATTGAACACTGTAAGGCGAGAATTAAGTCGGCTGAAAGTATGAAAGAAAAATTGATGCGAAAAAATTTACCTGTTACGGTAGAAAGTGCTTTAATGGAAATCCACGATGCAGCTGGAATCCGTGTTATCTGTCCATTCTTAGATGATATTTATTGGATTGTAAACATGTTAAAGAACCAGCAGGATATTAAGATTATTAAGGAAAAAGATTATATTTGCAATCCAAAGCCAAATGGCTATCGTAGTTATCATATGATTTTACAAGTGCCATTACATCTAGAAAATAAGATTGAAATGGTGTACTGTGAGATTCAAATACGTACTATTGCAATGGATTGTTGGGCAAGTTTAGAGCACCAGTTAAAATACAAGAAAAACATTTCTAATGAAAAAATGATTATAAATGAATTAAAACGTTGTGCAGATGAAATTGCTTCAACAGATTTAAATTTGCAAACTATTTCAGATATGTTAAATGAAATACAATATTAG
- a CDS encoding response regulator transcription factor: MRVLLAEDEKELSNALAIILKHNNYSVDAVYDGADALKYGLSKSYDVIILDIMMPKINGLEVLENLRKEGIHTPILMLTAKAEIEDRILGLNTGADDYLSKPFAMGELLARIHAITRRKSEFTPNLIKVGNIILNKENYELSSKKSSLRLGNKEFQMLEMLMNNPKCLISTEQFIERIWGYDEEAEINVVLVYISYLRKKLSSLGANVKINSRRDSCYTLEEIK, translated from the coding sequence ATGAGAGTTTTACTTGCAGAAGATGAAAAAGAATTGTCAAATGCACTAGCTATCATTTTAAAACATAACAATTATTCAGTGGATGCTGTATATGATGGAGCAGATGCATTAAAATATGGATTATCCAAAAGTTATGATGTAATTATTTTAGATATTATGATGCCAAAGATAAATGGCCTTGAGGTGTTAGAAAATCTAAGAAAAGAAGGAATACATACACCTATTTTAATGCTTACTGCAAAGGCTGAGATTGAAGATAGAATTCTTGGACTAAATACAGGCGCAGATGATTATTTAAGCAAACCTTTTGCTATGGGGGAATTGCTAGCCAGAATTCATGCTATAACCAGACGAAAGAGTGAATTTACACCAAACTTAATTAAAGTAGGAAATATTATCCTCAACAAAGAAAACTATGAATTATCAAGTAAAAAATCCTCTCTAAGACTTGGCAACAAGGAATTTCAGATGCTTGAGATGCTAATGAATAATCCAAAATGTTTAATTTCCACAGAACAGTTTATTGAAAGAATTTGGGGATATGATGAGGAAGCTGAAATCAATGTGGTGCTGGTATACATTTCTTATCTGCGTAAAAAGCTGTCATCTTTAGGTGCTAATGTAAAAATTAATTCAAGGAGAGATTCCTGCTATACATTGGAGGAGATTAAATGA